A portion of the Syntrophorhabdaceae bacterium genome contains these proteins:
- a CDS encoding UTP--glucose-1-phosphate uridylyltransferase has product MMEQEFLKTLEHFGQHHILEHYRALSSHQREGFLAANASLDLRLVFNLYKKFSQADDSGQASGVIRPPGVVCIPRDHRENDDALKARSVGESLLRRQKVAVLIVAGGQGSRLGFEGPKGTLPLSPIKGKTLFHLFAEQVKALSVRFGVTIPLLIMTSGDNHEDTTKFFHGNRYFGLDPDTVHFFSQEVLPALSPEGGLILRDMVHFYTSPNGHGGSLKALSDSGLLAKLIEAGYEHLFYCQVDNPLVRIADPVFLGHHSLALSQASTKVVRRRSVDEKVGVYLSLNGKDTVIEYSDLDESYMKALDERGEVLYWAGNTAIHIFSLSFIRDINSDGFALPYHRARKSAYVVSADWEPASIDVWKFETFVFDAIPLAEGTCCMEVAREEEFAPVKNKEGSDSPETARRALMDLHRSWLKKTGSEVPPDAKVEISPLFATDPDDLANRLRDKSITLSAEMYIE; this is encoded by the coding sequence ATGATGGAACAGGAATTCCTGAAGACACTGGAGCACTTCGGCCAGCATCACATCCTCGAACACTATCGGGCGCTATCCTCTCACCAGAGGGAAGGCTTCCTGGCTGCGAATGCCAGCCTGGACCTCCGCCTGGTGTTCAACCTTTACAAAAAGTTCAGCCAGGCCGACGACTCCGGGCAGGCCTCCGGTGTTATCAGACCCCCCGGCGTTGTCTGCATACCACGAGACCACCGCGAGAACGATGACGCTCTTAAGGCGCGATCCGTTGGTGAATCCCTGCTCCGGCGCCAGAAGGTGGCCGTTCTCATCGTGGCCGGCGGCCAGGGCTCGCGGCTCGGCTTCGAGGGCCCCAAGGGCACCCTCCCACTCTCGCCGATCAAGGGGAAGACGCTTTTCCACCTTTTCGCCGAGCAGGTAAAAGCCCTCAGCGTGCGATTTGGCGTCACCATACCTCTTCTCATCATGACAAGCGGCGACAATCATGAGGACACGACAAAGTTCTTCCATGGGAACCGCTATTTCGGTCTGGATCCCGACACGGTCCATTTCTTCTCCCAGGAGGTTCTCCCGGCCCTCTCCCCCGAAGGCGGCCTCATCCTTCGCGATATGGTTCACTTCTATACGAGTCCCAATGGCCACGGAGGTTCGCTGAAGGCGCTTTCCGACAGCGGTCTCCTGGCAAAACTGATAGAGGCGGGCTACGAACACCTCTTCTACTGCCAGGTTGACAATCCTCTCGTCAGGATAGCCGACCCTGTCTTTCTCGGGCACCATTCGCTGGCCCTTTCCCAGGCATCGACAAAGGTCGTGCGTCGAAGGAGCGTGGATGAAAAGGTGGGCGTGTACCTCAGTCTCAATGGAAAAGACACCGTCATCGAATACAGCGACCTCGACGAGAGCTATATGAAGGCCCTTGATGAGAGGGGCGAAGTGCTCTACTGGGCCGGCAATACGGCCATCCACATCTTTTCCCTTTCATTTATCAGGGACATCAACAGCGACGGTTTCGCCCTGCCCTATCATCGCGCAAGGAAATCCGCCTACGTGGTTTCCGCCGACTGGGAGCCCGCAAGCATCGATGTATGGAAGTTCGAGACCTTCGTCTTTGATGCCATACCGCTGGCCGAAGGGACCTGCTGCATGGAGGTGGCGCGGGAGGAGGAATTCGCGCCCGTGAAGAACAAGGAGGGTTCCGATTCGCCCGAGACCGCCCGACGGGCGCTCATGGACCTGCACCGGAGCTGGCTGAAGAAGACAGGCTCCGAGGTCCCGCCGGACGCAAAGGTAGAGATAAGCCCCCTCTTCGCCACCGATCCGGATGACCTCGCCAACAGGCTCCGCGACAAAAGCATAACCCTTTCCGCCGAAATGTATATCGAGTAA
- a CDS encoding STAS domain-containing protein — protein MDSRVEESEHGTVLSLHGDVTVQSAVELKGVLARELGVGNLTIDLAYVTDCDVSLFQLLCAAHRTSLAASRSLKVGDLSPAVSRVISAGGFLRAEGCSGETCLWQKKEGKVK, from the coding sequence ATGGACAGCAGGGTAGAAGAATCAGAACATGGCACGGTCCTCTCTCTCCACGGCGATGTGACAGTCCAGAGTGCGGTTGAACTCAAGGGTGTCCTTGCCCGGGAGCTGGGGGTCGGGAATCTCACCATCGACCTCGCCTACGTCACCGACTGCGACGTGTCTCTTTTCCAGCTTCTATGCGCAGCCCACAGGACATCGCTTGCCGCATCCCGGTCTCTTAAGGTCGGTGATCTCTCCCCCGCGGTCTCGCGGGTGATCTCAGCGGGAGGGTTCCTCCGCGCGGAAGGGTGCTCCGGAGAGACCTGTCTCTGGCAGAAGAAGGAAGGCAAGGTGAAATGA